The nucleotide window CTCCAAGGCGTATTAAGGCGTGGTTTTCGATTTACCACAAAGCGCAAGACAAACAAGAAGCCGACCGTTGGCCAAGCCGAGGAACCAAAGGGCCTCACCGCCaaactcaagaagcttaCAAAGGAATACGGCTGGGTCACTGTTGGCGTTTACCTCGGGCTGACCGTTCTCGACTTCCCATTCTGCTTCCTGTTTGTTAGAATGGTTGGCGCTGATAAAATCGGTAAGATATTGCCGCGGCCTCACCCAGATCCGTCAACGAGGTCGTGCGGATCTTTTTTCTCAGTGGGTTGCTAACTGATGCCGCCGGCGCAATTAGGCGAGGTCGAACATCGTGTGATGTCGTCAATCAAGCAGATGATTCCCGATACTGTTCGGGAGGCCTGGCACACCTACTGGCAGTCgttcaagaaggctgaggcgAGAGCACTTGGCGATGACGATATCAGtgacaagatggagatggccACATggggtgttgagaaggctgaggaacGCAATCGTACCGATGCTAGTGAGTACTATCATTAGATGCTTCCCATCACTCCTAACTGCTCGTGATGTGGGGAGTAGAGAACGCTTGCTCAGTTGGTGAGAAAGGCTAACGACTCAATCTGCGACAGGTTTAGCAACTCAGCTGGCGCTGGCGTACGCGATTCacaagagcttcatcttcattcgAGTGCCGTTAACGGCCGCCTTAACACCCAAGGTCGTCAAGATCCTTCGATCATGGGGCTATAAGAtcggaaagaagaaggcttagCTGGTCAAAGATGGCATCTAAACGGTTCGAGACTGGAAACTCACAAGCCTCCAAACACAGAAACGGTCCATTTCTGAAACGCTTGGCTTGGAGTGTAAGCCACTTACACGGTATTTGTATAATTAGTATAGTCCTTGGTGTTGGCTGGAATTATTGACGGATAGACTTGATTGTATAGTACAACTCCTTACTTCTGAAGCACACATCTGGGCATTTGTTTCCTGTGGCTGAATCACACGGGATGAAACATCCGGGCCTCAGACAGATCCAGCAAAATCGGCTGCACCGAGCCAGTGATCAGCCAACAGAATTACTGTAGTTGGAAGCGTATCCAGGAACTGGCTTCGGATGGCATAAGCCATTGAACTCTAACATGGAGGCGTCGAATAGGAGTGATCTGAATCGCACAATAGGAAACAGGCGTGAAGAAGCCCAGACTTTTAACAATGGTCGTAAGAAGCTTGGCGTGCCTTTCGTCCAGAGGAGGATAGTGCGCCGATAGATCTGCAACCGCAACGTTTTGAACAACGCCATGTGCTCCCACGGGGCTTTGTTTGAGATTCTCTCGAGATGGCGGCTAGAACTCCAGAATGGGCCTCGAAACGCCAAGAAATTCAACAAGCAGCGAGCGGGGCGTCAATTGTGGGCAacaggaagagaagaaggcggcTAGAAGTTCTGGAAGGGCCGTTGGTTGTGGATTTGGCAGCCTGTCTCAACCATGTTTGACCCACGGCGTACGATTCAGGCTCAAGAGTCAGTTTGCTAGCAGATTGACTTTGCCCTGGCCGATGTCATAGCAAAGACCGAGCGAGTTGCGAAAGGATCCTCATGATTTCGGGGATCTATAAAAGACTGGAAAGAAACCCGTTCGGAGGAAGTGGAGATCTTCGTTGGTGCGAAAGTAAAAAGATCCTATTGTCTCTGAACATCCAGAACTGGAGCTAGTCCCGGGCGCTCATGTTTCCATTAATCCATGCATGACAGGTCAAGAAAGTCAGGGTTCAAATTCAAGGTTCAGGTAACGTTGACCCCCCTGCAGTAATCAAAGAATTGGGGCGGGCTTTAGTGAACGGGAATAACGGCCAGTTAGGTTGGCGATTGTTTCGAGTGCCTGACTCTTAGCGGTGGGACTTACCAGGGTTGGCTTTGTTCCGCGGTTTTCGATAAGGTGGGCTTGATGATATGCATGGAGACTTGTGATTGAGCATTGTCCACCTTGGAGTTTGGAGAAAAACCTGCCTTTTACAGGCTC belongs to Fusarium oxysporum Fo47 chromosome V, complete sequence and includes:
- a CDS encoding uncharacterized protein (of unknown function-domain containing protein) — protein: MPKQPVRGVRAPLRAFSQPAQQAAWNGAWRRLFTSQAQNKTARQLLRWKAIPWDSVMARLRSARFGIGSTTTPGMLQGVLRRGFRFTTKRKTNKKPTVGQAEEPKGLTAKLKKLTKEYGWVTVGVYLGLTVLDFPFCFLFVRMVGADKIGEVEHRVMSSIKQMIPDTVREAWHTYWQSFKKAEARALGDDDISDKMEMATWGVEKAEERNRTDASLATQLALAYAIHKSFIFIRVPLTAALTPKVVKILRSWGYKIGKKKA